aaataaaaacttactgttttttattgatatttttgttGGGTGTATGCTAGACGTTTCACTACGAAAAAgctatatacagggtgttcggCGGCAGGTTTCCGAAAATTTAGGAGGTTACTCTTGGAGCCGAAAAAAGACGAAAATTGTGAATAAAGATATTGTGTTTTCCGCTAAAGTTTTTAGTTATTGCTAATTAAAGTCGGCCAAAATATCCCTGCACGCGAGCAAACCTTCTTACGCGGATGATAAGAGGTCAGCCTAAATATTAGTATAACTTGGAATTATTCAGGAACGGCCATGATATTTAAGAAGTTCTTTTTGAAAGCAAGGGTATGGTAATGAGGAAGCGTATAAGATGTGtttaaaaaaaacagaaatcaATTTCGCACAATCATCCGAGTTTATAGAgcaagaattttattattaagattTACAATACAATCTATACTGCCAGTCCTTAATTACAATATGTTAACAAATTGTTTTTAGTAAGAAGAAGTTTCTGGTTGGTGGCTCTTTCCCTAATAACAATGTCAGAGGCAGAGAAAAATGTTGAAGCACTGCGCTCCGTTGTGGAAGGTGCGAATCAATTTAGTTCTTCATTTTTCCAGGTAAAAtagtgaaatttaaaatttattccaaataCTGATGAATAAATTATGAGACACTTATTGTTTTCAGACTGTGGTAAAACACAATCCTggcaaccttataacgtcccCTTTAAGTGCAAGTATTGTTCTTGCTATGACAGCTTTTGGAGCTCGTGGAAACACAGAAGCCCAGTTTAGAAATGTACTTCATCTGCCAACTTCAGAGAGTCTTGCCACATCTGGTTATCAGTCACTTATTGATAATCTCAACGTAGGTATCTCTCACATACCTTTGCTTTTATTGCTTTAACGtatagtataaattataaatttattaatgtgaaataataaatgtgttattttacgttatatgatattttttacatgTTTTAATGTAGAGTTTTAAAGACAATAAACTGGTTATTGCAAGTAAAGTCTTCGTAGCAGCAAgtttaaatttgaaaccaagttacaaaaatttaacagaagtTTACTTCCGCTCTGCTTCTCAATTGGTAAACTTTGCTCAAAATAAGGAAGctgcaaatattattaatagttgggtcgaacaaaatacaaataatctCATTAAAGAGCTTATAAATGCTGGTTtgtatatgtttattttattcattacgATGTAAAGACAAtactatagaaaatttatattgaatGCATTCTAACTTCAATTTGTACTATGAAGTTTTATGTTGTTATGAATGTTTTTTGTATACAGAAATGCTAAGTGACACAACAAGGTTAGTACTTGTCaatgcaatatattttaaaggcGAATGGAAAGATAAGTTCGACCCTACGTTGACGCGCGATAAGCCATTTCACATTAGTAAAGATGAAGTAAAAGATGTTCCTACAATGTATAGACATGGTAATTACAAACTTGGAGTACTTCCAGATTTAAATGCTACATTCATTGTAATACCATACAAGGTAAGTTTAGAAGGAAAAAGtcaataatgtataaaaagaaGCTGCTGCTGAGGAAAACTTAATCAAATAAATCTTCTAGGGTGACGAATTGAGTATGGTCATAATTCTTCCAAATGAAATTGATGGTTTGTCCGATGTtgagaaaaaattacaaagtacaAGTTTAACGAACATTCTAAGTCAAGGAAGTGAGATAGCAGCGGCATTATGGTTACCAAAGTTCAAGGTGGAAAGTATGCTTGAACTTAATGATGTCTTAATagaggtatatatatataaaatataattcatgtATAGATAactatcttttatattttaattcctcTTCTACGTAGATGGGTTTGACTGATGCGTTTACTACTGCTGATTTTTCTGAGATTGCTGATGGTGAAGATTTGCATATCAGTGATGTTATACAAAAGGCGTACATTGAAGTGAATGAAGAAGGAAGCGAAGCTGCCGCTGTTTATGGTAAGTGAATGAACATGTTATGTTATGGAGTTTATGTTTAAATTAAGCAAAATATCACTTTGTGCAactattaaatatgaaaatattaaaaaaataatttaatacgataagaagtttttttcatttattttatactgctCTTGCTTTGTGGCTACAGAATGACTGTCAGACGTCTGTTATATCACTACTTAGGCTAATTTTATATCCATGCATATTTTCTATGACATGATGGTGTAATATAcataggaaaaaaaaaacgaaaataaaaatcttcattAGAATCTTGTCACTGATaggattgaaattaattaaaatcacgATTAATTGCATGATAGTTACCATGATTAATTTGCGTGAAAGAGCATGTGCAGCCAGTTACAATGCGCTTGCATCgtgattaatttcttttatttcatgaaatgaaatttttagatCATGAAAGCTTTGCCTTATCGCGTTTTATACTCTTATATAACAAAGGTTTTCTACTTAATGAGATTTGACtgcatttacatttcatttttacatgttttattattattttacatatatttttaaatatggtCCATGTTGTAACCTCTTATAATATCCTCTTTATGTCGTTCCACATATATGCATGTGGGACAACCGGTAGCGAACGTGAAAATATTTGCTTCACATCGTTCCTGTTGCTCTGTTATTGTTCCTTAGAAATTATGTTCCTATAATGtgtgtttaattaatatgcgatgatatattaatatataatagtttGGTTTAGTAGTATAAAAGTTTGGCATAATTCTGTTCCAGATCCCATGATGGACTTCATGTGTATTCCTTACAGAACGAGGATGAGAATTAATAagccttttttttattatatcataaaaacTATGCAtgacgaaaaagaaaatgatataacACTCTCATTATTCTGCGGTTCTGTTAACGAACCCAAACTCTAAGGACAGTAGTATCATAATAGCAATATCATAGTAATGTGATAGTTAACACTTTACTGACCGCTAGCGGTTCAACAGCATACGCACGTTCGACCGGCAACTCAGGCGCAGATTCTCCCTGGCGCCGGTTCTGTTTGGGTTTAGACTCTCCAATATCATTCTTTTCCTTCATCGCGAACGGcatgtttttcaaattggtataaaactaTGGGAGCTTACAAATCAACGCAACTGACGCAACTGAGAAAGGTACCttagtactaaataacaaattactgtttaaataatgagaaagataAAGCGTTAATTCGTATGCTCTCTAGTTATAAGCATTGTAATAATACCTTGTCTCATAATAAATGTTAACTTATGTAAATGAAACTTTTTCCTTAGTATTGTTccactttctttttctttctctcgtacCTTTTAAATCATAgtttaattttcgtttaattattattgccccataaattacaaaataatattgttaaatatttaatgcatATTATTTGATAcgtaaaatagttttagtgtataaaatattggGTCCTATACATTGCATACATGTACTCCCATACCTACATACTTACGAAGTCTgcttatttaaacaaaatttacttataaatgtttcttattcgttatttacaaaatcaataaaatttcaatttacttttaatagTCTGACtattactataaaataaattcaatttgtcATATAATGacgaaaatgttttataaagcGTAATTACcttaatatcatatattatatctatacattttttatttcaagtagTTAAgctggaaaatatattttatttccaactcCTATGCTGCTTTCTATTGCTACTGAAGGTTCTTCAGATTTCTCAGCGTTTATTTTGTTACTCATGCGTAATTCTTATTCGAATCTAATTTCAAGGATTTGCGTTTTAAACTATGGATTAATCGATCTGTCGAACAGTGCGATTCATCGAGTTGTGGGCGGTTTCTAACACAGTGCTTACTACGCAGCACAGCGTACGCAGTAGGGTAAGTGTACAAAGATGAAGAGAacgtatttttattgtttcaagAAGGTGTCAACAGGTACTGGTATATTATACGAGAAATGTGCTGTTTGTACAACGCTTAGAATTTGGTAAATATACCTATTATGGATTATTTAtgcttttatttcattgactCAGATAAATTTTTTGACAGCGTATGTACATGAATCATACGTATTTATATACTCATAATTTGTTTCATCAAATGACAAATATGTAATACTAATTTCCGTGATGGAGACATCACTAAGTAGGTCAGGGTCACTGTTGATAATATTCCTTTTAAAATGTTATCAAGCGATTATGTTGTTTCCTTACGCAACAAACAAACTTACAAATTTGAAGCTGCTATTGATAAATGTATTAGAAATACTCTTCAGGTCtaaatcgataattttaaGCCTTTCCTCGTTCATTAAAGTAAGGACATGTGgtaaaaaaaagttttatttcctttataattcaatttgctcagatttgtaataaaataaaaaactaatattttgtactttaattACTTAAATGATCAATTTCGGAACACGCTATTCAGAATTTATCATTGTAGactaataacaatattacgtgcctatctttttttattttctactagCACTTCTAGGAGAATCTACACATGCATATTATTCTCAGAATATGTTTGTCGCTTTCTTACTGGTAGAGCATACTCTAATTAGCGATACCTCCTAATTCGTGCGTAGGTCTCGCATCTAACGTAAACATCGATCGAAATAAGTCGCTGATAAAAAAGCTAATTCGTCGCTATTctagaaaaattttcatacaGCCCAtgcaaatatgtaatttttattatacattcaaATTTAAACTCGGTAACTTCTTgcaactataaaaaaaaaatacattgcaCTCTAATGCAAAATAACAAAAGCgtcaaaatttgtttcttccgTAGAATTGGAATTTTGACAAGTATCTTATAGAAGAACGAATAGAattcaaagaaagaaattgcaacTTCTACACAAATGACTTTCAAATAATACAtcacatttaaaaattattcgaatgaaCAAACAGAATTTGTGTAAAATCACTGGTTACAGAGAAGACATGTAatagatatatgtaaatatttatgttaacaGCAATTTAATGATGTTTGTTAGATAATATGGGGAAATCCACATTTTTTCCTACAATATTAGTCGCGATAACATTGCCTTGTTTATGTTTGTATCATTCTGTTTATTTGGTATATAAAGTCGAATACCaatggaatttattaaaatttatgtttgttTGGTCTGTGCGAACATACAAATAATCGCATACTTCGTAATTGGCTACTTGTTCATTACCGATCCTTGGTAGGTTCGCTCTGTCCACTGCCAG
This DNA window, taken from Bombus fervidus isolate BK054 chromosome 14, iyBomFerv1, whole genome shotgun sequence, encodes the following:
- the LOC139994417 gene encoding antichymotrypsin-2-like, producing the protein MRYIQHLQDTIWDHFQPGTQQEQYYCLLVRRSFWLVALSLITMSEAEKNVEALRSVVEGANQFSSSFFQTVVKHNPGNLITSPLSASIVLAMTAFGARGNTEAQFRNVLHLPTSESLATSGYQSLIDNLNSFKDNKLVIASKVFVAASLNLKPSYKNLTEVYFRSASQLVNFAQNKEAANIINSWVEQNTNNLIKELINAEMLSDTTRLVLVNAIYFKGEWKDKFDPTLTRDKPFHISKDEVKDVPTMYRHGNYKLGVLPDLNATFIVIPYKGDELSMVIILPNEIDGLSDVEKKLQSTSLTNILSQGSEIAAALWLPKFKVESMLELNDVLIEMGLTDAFTTADFSEIADGEDLHISDVIQKAYIEVNEEGSEAAAVYDPMMDFMCIPYRTRMRINKPFFYYIIKTMHDEKENDITLSLFCGSVNEPKL